A genomic segment from Bradyrhizobium sp. CB1015 encodes:
- a CDS encoding ABC transporter permease — protein sequence MAAIDFDVELRRAGAHATGGWRRVLFMVQRHVLGAAGLVIMTLFVLTAIFADVIARYDPLTVDSARALARPSLAHWMGTDSFGRDVFSRIIHGARISLAVGIGSTALGGTIGVIVGLTSGYLSGWVDLVFQRVSDVLQALPLLVLALVMTAALGPSLPNVIIAIAIPLIPTVARVIRANTLALREQPFVEAAKSIGMSEMRIALRHVLPNTLAPLIVLATAQLGSTILTEASLSFLGLGIPEPYPSWGRMLSESAAEYVRTAPWLVIFPGVAISLAVFGANLFGDALRDILDPRQRG from the coding sequence ATGGCCGCGATCGACTTCGACGTTGAACTGAGGCGGGCCGGGGCGCATGCGACCGGGGGCTGGCGGCGCGTGCTGTTCATGGTGCAGCGGCACGTGCTGGGCGCGGCCGGGCTCGTCATCATGACATTGTTCGTGCTGACTGCGATCTTCGCCGATGTCATCGCGCGCTATGATCCGCTGACGGTGGATTCCGCCCGCGCGCTGGCGCGCCCGAGCCTGGCACACTGGATGGGCACCGATTCGTTCGGCCGCGACGTGTTCAGCCGCATCATCCACGGCGCGCGGATCTCGCTCGCAGTCGGCATCGGCTCGACCGCACTCGGCGGCACCATCGGCGTGATCGTCGGCCTCACCTCCGGCTATCTCTCGGGCTGGGTCGATCTCGTGTTCCAGCGCGTCTCCGACGTGCTGCAGGCGCTGCCGCTGCTGGTGCTGGCGCTGGTGATGACGGCGGCACTCGGCCCGTCGCTGCCGAACGTGATCATCGCCATCGCCATTCCGCTGATCCCGACGGTGGCGCGCGTCATCCGCGCCAATACGCTGGCGCTGCGCGAGCAGCCGTTCGTGGAAGCGGCCAAATCGATCGGCATGAGCGAGATGCGGATCGCGCTGCGCCACGTGCTGCCGAACACGCTGGCGCCGCTGATCGTGCTGGCGACCGCCCAGCTCGGCTCGACCATCCTGACCGAGGCTTCGCTGTCCTTCCTCGGCCTCGGCATTCCCGAGCCCTATCCGTCATGGGGGCGCATGCTGTCCGAATCCGCCGCCGAATATGTCCGCACCGCGCCGTGGCTGGTGATCTTCCCCGGCGTCGCGATCAGCCTCGCCGTATTCGGCGCCAATTTGTTCGGTGACGCCCTGCGTGACATCCTGGATCCGAGGCAGCGCGGCTGA
- a CDS encoding ABC transporter ATP-binding protein has translation MSETLLEVTDLKKHYPVRAGVLRRQVGTVHAVDGVSFALHTGETLGLVGESGCGKSTVARSVLRLVEPTSGQIRLDGEDITHLSKTAMRPHRRSMQIVFQDPFASLNPRMNAGDIVGEPLAVHGLATGEALEKRVATLFEQVGLRPDQMRNFPHQFSGGQRQRICIARALALGPRLIVCDEPVSALDVSIQAQVINLLIDLQRQHGFSYLFIAHDLAVVAHISHRVAVMYLGRIVEIADKDELFRNPRHPYTQALLASVPIANPLAKKLAPLVDGDVPSPVNPPSGCAFHTRCRFAMERCKTERPALLDAGDGHQVACLLNEGTGRSNTIP, from the coding sequence ATGAGCGAGACGCTGCTCGAAGTCACTGACCTCAAGAAGCACTATCCAGTGCGTGCCGGGGTGCTGCGAAGACAAGTTGGCACCGTGCACGCGGTCGATGGCGTCTCGTTCGCGCTTCATACCGGCGAGACGCTCGGCCTCGTCGGCGAATCCGGCTGCGGCAAGTCCACGGTGGCGCGTAGCGTGCTGCGGCTGGTCGAGCCGACCTCGGGCCAGATCCGCCTCGACGGCGAGGACATTACGCATCTGTCGAAGACGGCGATGCGCCCGCACCGCCGCTCGATGCAGATCGTGTTCCAGGACCCGTTTGCCTCGCTCAACCCGCGCATGAATGCCGGCGATATCGTCGGCGAGCCGCTCGCCGTGCACGGGCTCGCGACCGGCGAGGCGCTGGAGAAGCGGGTCGCAACATTGTTCGAGCAGGTGGGGTTGCGGCCCGACCAGATGCGCAACTTCCCGCATCAATTCTCCGGCGGCCAGCGCCAGCGCATCTGCATCGCCCGCGCGCTGGCGCTGGGGCCGCGCCTGATCGTCTGCGACGAGCCGGTCTCCGCGCTCGACGTCTCGATCCAGGCGCAGGTGATCAACCTTCTGATCGACCTGCAGCGGCAGCACGGCTTTTCCTATCTCTTCATCGCGCACGACCTTGCCGTGGTCGCGCATATCAGCCACCGCGTCGCCGTGATGTATCTCGGCCGCATCGTCGAGATCGCCGACAAGGACGAGCTGTTCCGCAATCCCAGGCATCCCTACACCCAGGCCCTGCTCGCCTCGGTGCCGATCGCCAATCCGCTGGCGAAGAAGCTCGCGCCGCTGGTCGATGGCGACGTGCCGAGCCCGGTCAATCCGCCGTCCGGCTGCGCATTCCACACCCGCTGCCGGTTTGCGATGGAGCGATGCAAGACGGAACGGCCGGCGCTGCTGGATGCCGGTGATGGACATCAGGTGGCGTGTCTGCTCAATGAGGGGACGGGGCGGAGCAACACGATCCCGTAG
- a CDS encoding AMP-binding protein translates to MYTGTHARLRPLQPAFVMAATGEAVTYRELEARSNRLAHLFRQHGLKRLEHYSIFMENNARYLEACGAGERSGLYYTCINSFLTPGELAYLLVNSQSKILITSMAKLAIAREAIKACPEVKLCIVADGPGESERIVGLAEATAGVPATPIPDEWLGTAMLYSSGTTGRPKGILRPLPEEKPKHNLPLFDFLLRLWHYREGMVYLSPAPLYHSAPQAAVNLTIRMGGTVIIMESFDPERYLQLVEQWGITHTQLVPTMFSRMLKLPEEVRKRYDLSSLEIAIHAAAPCPPQVKDDMIRWWGPIIHEYYGATEGLGFTACNSEEWLAHRGTVGKVLLGDLHILDENMRECPTGTPGQVWFKTATPFEYFNDPEKTREARSADGSMSTVGDVGYVDADRFLYLTDRATFMIISGGVNIYPQECENLLITHPKVADAAVFGVPNADLGEEVKAVVQPMPGVVPGPALAEELIAFCAKSLSRQKVPRSVDFEKELPRLPTGKLYKRLLRDRYWGNKASRIV, encoded by the coding sequence ATGTACACAGGGACACATGCCCGCCTGCGTCCGCTGCAGCCCGCCTTCGTCATGGCTGCGACCGGCGAGGCCGTCACCTATCGCGAGCTGGAGGCGCGCAGCAATCGGCTGGCGCATCTGTTCCGCCAGCACGGCTTGAAGCGGCTCGAGCATTACTCGATCTTCATGGAGAACAATGCGCGCTATCTCGAAGCCTGCGGCGCCGGCGAGCGCTCCGGGCTCTACTACACCTGCATCAATTCCTTCCTGACGCCGGGCGAGCTCGCCTATCTCCTCGTCAACAGCCAGTCGAAGATCCTGATCACGTCGATGGCCAAGCTCGCCATCGCGCGCGAGGCGATAAAGGCCTGCCCCGAGGTCAAGCTCTGCATCGTCGCCGACGGCCCGGGCGAGAGCGAACGCATCGTTGGCCTAGCGGAGGCGACCGCCGGCGTGCCGGCAACGCCGATTCCCGACGAATGGCTCGGCACGGCCATGCTCTATTCGTCGGGCACGACGGGACGGCCGAAGGGCATTCTGCGGCCGCTGCCGGAGGAGAAGCCGAAGCACAATCTGCCGCTGTTCGATTTCCTGTTGAGGCTCTGGCACTACCGCGAAGGCATGGTCTACCTGTCGCCGGCGCCGCTCTATCATTCGGCGCCGCAGGCTGCCGTGAACCTCACGATCCGCATGGGCGGCACCGTGATCATCATGGAGAGCTTCGATCCCGAGCGTTACCTGCAGCTCGTCGAGCAATGGGGCATCACCCACACGCAGCTGGTGCCGACGATGTTCTCGCGCATGCTGAAGTTGCCGGAGGAGGTGCGCAAGCGCTACGATTTGTCCTCGCTGGAGATCGCGATCCACGCCGCCGCGCCCTGCCCACCGCAGGTCAAGGACGACATGATCAGATGGTGGGGACCGATCATCCACGAATATTACGGCGCGACCGAAGGCCTCGGCTTCACCGCCTGCAACAGCGAGGAATGGCTGGCGCATCGCGGCACCGTCGGCAAGGTGCTGCTCGGGGACCTCCACATTCTCGACGAGAATATGCGGGAATGCCCGACCGGCACGCCGGGCCAGGTCTGGTTCAAGACGGCCACGCCGTTCGAATATTTCAACGATCCAGAGAAGACCAGGGAGGCGCGCTCTGCCGATGGCAGCATGAGCACGGTCGGCGATGTCGGCTATGTCGATGCCGATCGCTTCCTGTACCTGACCGACCGCGCCACCTTCATGATCATCTCCGGCGGGGTGAACATCTATCCGCAGGAATGCGAGAACCTACTTATCACCCATCCCAAGGTCGCGGACGCCGCCGTGTTCGGCGTGCCCAATGCCGATCTCGGCGAGGAGGTGAAGGCGGTGGTGCAGCCGATGCCGGGCGTGGTGCCGGGGCCGGCGCTCGCCGAAGAGCTGATCGCGTTCTGTGCCAAATCGCTGTCGCGGCAGAAGGTGCCGCGCTCGGTCGATTTCGAGAAGGAATTGCCGCGGCTGCCGACGGGGAAGCTGTACAAGCGGCTGCTGCGGGACCGGTACTGGGGGAACAAGGCCTCGCGGATCGTGTGA
- a CDS encoding PilZ domain-containing protein has translation MHPRKFVRVKPAGLVSRQAKIITDPRAPVIPCTLIDYSPGGACVDLGGQVKIPDRFELLHVNTKKRCRIAWKRGTRVGVVF, from the coding sequence ATGCATCCGCGCAAGTTTGTCCGTGTGAAGCCCGCAGGCCTGGTGTCACGCCAGGCCAAGATCATCACCGACCCGCGCGCGCCGGTGATCCCGTGCACGCTGATCGACTATTCGCCCGGCGGGGCCTGCGTCGATCTCGGCGGCCAGGTGAAGATTCCCGATCGCTTCGAGCTGCTGCACGTGAATACCAAGAAGCGCTGCCGTATCGCCTGGAAGCGCGGCACGCGCGTGGGCGTGGTGTTTTGA
- a CDS encoding ABC transporter substrate-binding protein — translation MRSVWALAAMAALSVLTASTVTLAGEPKQGGTLRMYHRDSPANASILEGATYSINVPFMGVFNNLLIYDQHIAQNSPDTLRPDLAESWSWSSDNKKLTFKLRQGVKWHDGRPFTSADVKCSFDMLMGKSQQKLRQNPRKAWYSEVNEITTNGELEVSFELKRPQPSLLAMLASGYTPVYPCHVSPADMRTHPIGTGPFKFVEFKANESIKLTRNPDYWKKGLPYLDGIEYTIITNRSTAILAFVAGKFDMTFPTHITIPLLKDIKSQAPNAVCVVEPTNVSTNIIVNSTSAPFDNIDIRRAMSLALDRKAFVDILFEGQGDIGGTMLPPPQGIWGMPKDRLETIPGYGRDINANREQAKKLMQKAGYGPDKHLAVKVSTRNLAEYRDPAVILIDQLKSIYIDGELDVVETANWFPKVARKDYMLGLNLTGNSVDDPDQSFYENYSCGSERNYTNYCNKEIEKLFDVQSQETDLAKRRPLVWDIDKKLQEDVARPIIFHARAGTCWQPYVKGITIMSNSSYNGFRFEDVWLDK, via the coding sequence ATGCGGAGCGTGTGGGCGCTCGCCGCAATGGCGGCGCTATCTGTGCTGACGGCCTCGACCGTGACGCTCGCCGGCGAGCCAAAGCAGGGCGGCACCTTGCGGATGTATCACCGCGACAGTCCGGCCAACGCCTCCATCCTCGAAGGCGCGACCTATTCGATCAACGTGCCGTTCATGGGGGTGTTCAACAATCTCCTCATCTACGATCAGCACATCGCACAGAACAGCCCCGATACGCTGAGGCCGGACCTCGCCGAAAGCTGGTCCTGGAGCAGCGACAACAAGAAGCTGACCTTCAAGCTGCGCCAGGGCGTGAAATGGCACGACGGCAGGCCGTTCACGTCGGCCGACGTCAAATGCAGCTTCGATATGCTGATGGGCAAGTCGCAGCAGAAGCTGCGGCAGAATCCGCGCAAGGCCTGGTACAGCGAGGTCAACGAGATCACGACCAACGGCGAGCTCGAGGTCTCCTTCGAGCTGAAGCGGCCGCAGCCCTCGCTGCTGGCGATGCTCGCCTCCGGTTACACGCCGGTCTATCCCTGTCACGTCTCGCCGGCGGACATGCGCACCCATCCGATCGGAACCGGACCGTTCAAGTTCGTCGAGTTCAAGGCCAACGAATCGATCAAGCTGACGCGCAATCCGGACTATTGGAAGAAGGGCCTGCCCTATCTCGACGGCATCGAGTACACCATCATCACCAACCGCTCGACCGCGATCCTGGCTTTCGTCGCCGGCAAGTTCGACATGACCTTTCCGACGCACATCACGATCCCGCTGCTGAAGGACATCAAGTCGCAGGCGCCGAACGCTGTTTGCGTCGTCGAGCCGACCAACGTCTCGACCAACATCATCGTCAATTCGACCTCCGCACCGTTCGACAACATCGACATCCGCCGCGCCATGTCGCTCGCGCTCGACCGCAAGGCGTTCGTCGACATCCTGTTCGAAGGCCAGGGCGACATCGGCGGCACCATGCTGCCGCCGCCGCAGGGCATCTGGGGCATGCCCAAGGACAGGCTGGAGACGATTCCGGGCTACGGCCGCGACATCAATGCCAACCGCGAGCAAGCCAAGAAGCTGATGCAGAAGGCGGGCTACGGTCCGGACAAGCACCTCGCAGTCAAGGTCTCGACGCGCAATCTCGCCGAATATCGCGACCCCGCCGTGATCCTGATCGACCAGCTCAAGAGCATCTATATCGACGGCGAGCTCGACGTCGTGGAAACCGCGAACTGGTTCCCGAAGGTCGCGCGCAAGGATTACATGCTCGGCCTCAACCTGACCGGCAATTCCGTCGACGATCCCGACCAGTCCTTCTACGAGAATTATTCCTGCGGCTCGGAGCGGAACTACACCAATTATTGCAACAAGGAGATCGAGAAGCTGTTCGACGTGCAATCGCAGGAGACCGACCTAGCCAAGCGCAGGCCGCTGGTGTGGGATATCGACAAGAAGCTGCAGGAGGACGTCGCCCGCCCGATCATCTTCCATGCCCGCGCCGGTACCTGCTGGCAGCCTTATGTCAAGGGCATCACGATCATGTCGAACAGCTCCTACAACGGCTTCCGCTTCGAGGATGTGTGGCTCGACAAGTAG
- a CDS encoding acetyl-CoA carboxylase biotin carboxylase subunit, with amino-acid sequence MRNGSVQHRPFSRVLVANRGEIALRVMRSARKLGLGVVAVYSDADRDAIHVREADQAVRIGEALPAQSYLNIPAVIDAARASGADAVHPGYGFLAENAAFARACKDAGLVFIGPSPQAIEAMGNKAGAKEIMKKAGVPIVPGYQGTEQGDEVMLAEAGKIGFPVMIKAVAGGGGRGMRLVTDAASFPDALRSARSEAKAAFGDPTLILERAIQNPRHIEIQVFGDSHGNAIHLGERDCSVQRRHQKLIEEAPSPAVTPELRARMGEVAVAAVKALRYEGAGTLEFLLDASGAFYFMEMNTRLQVEHPVTEAITGLDLVELQLRVARGEPLPIKQQDIKFSGHAIEVRLCSEDAAQDFMPQSGRMACWQAPDGVRVEHALQSGSEIPPFYDSMIAKVISHGANREEARGRLIVGLEQLTAFGVTTNQAFLMSCLRHPGFANGEATTAFIGAHRDELLALRPDAAFETALAGLLLYVTSPRAPSWQEGRSLAATFPLPAKIEIAGQTHELDITRERDGSYTVMTDGRQDKFEIDQLDPDAIRFRHAGVMDSAKFLRDGDRLYLQHRGIPLAVTDLTLAAPKAAASNGGDGKVRAAMNGRVVAVLVKPGDRVTAGQPVLTLEAMKMEHVHKAGIDGVVSAIDVAEGEQVTTGRIVAEIGAG; translated from the coding sequence ATGAGGAACGGATCAGTGCAACACCGGCCGTTCTCTAGGGTTCTGGTTGCCAACCGGGGCGAGATCGCGCTGCGCGTGATGCGCAGCGCGCGAAAACTCGGCCTCGGCGTCGTCGCGGTCTATTCCGATGCGGATCGCGATGCGATCCACGTGCGCGAGGCCGACCAGGCCGTGCGGATCGGCGAAGCCTTGCCGGCACAGTCCTATCTCAACATCCCCGCGGTCATCGACGCGGCCAGGGCCAGCGGCGCGGATGCCGTTCACCCCGGCTATGGCTTCCTCGCCGAGAACGCGGCGTTTGCGCGCGCCTGCAAGGACGCCGGCCTCGTCTTCATCGGCCCGTCGCCGCAGGCGATCGAGGCGATGGGCAACAAGGCCGGCGCGAAGGAGATCATGAAGAAGGCCGGCGTGCCGATCGTGCCCGGCTACCAGGGCACCGAGCAGGGCGACGAGGTCATGCTCGCGGAAGCCGGAAAGATCGGCTTTCCCGTGATGATCAAGGCGGTCGCCGGCGGCGGCGGCCGCGGCATGCGGCTCGTCACGGATGCGGCGTCTTTCCCCGATGCGCTGCGCAGCGCGCGGTCCGAAGCGAAGGCCGCGTTCGGCGATCCCACACTCATCCTCGAACGCGCCATCCAGAATCCGCGCCACATCGAGATCCAGGTGTTCGGCGACAGTCACGGCAACGCCATTCATCTCGGCGAGCGCGATTGCTCGGTGCAGCGGCGGCACCAGAAGCTGATCGAGGAGGCGCCGTCGCCCGCGGTCACGCCGGAGCTGCGCGCCAGGATGGGCGAGGTCGCAGTCGCCGCGGTCAAGGCGCTGCGCTATGAGGGCGCCGGTACGCTGGAATTCCTGCTCGATGCCAGCGGCGCATTCTACTTCATGGAGATGAACACGCGCCTGCAGGTCGAGCATCCCGTCACCGAGGCGATTACCGGGCTCGATCTCGTCGAGCTGCAGCTGCGCGTCGCCCGCGGCGAGCCGCTGCCGATCAAGCAGCAGGACATCAAGTTCTCCGGTCATGCCATCGAGGTGCGGCTGTGCTCGGAAGACGCCGCGCAGGATTTCATGCCGCAGTCCGGCCGCATGGCGTGCTGGCAGGCGCCGGATGGCGTCCGTGTCGAGCATGCGCTGCAATCGGGCTCGGAGATCCCGCCGTTCTACGATTCCATGATCGCCAAGGTGATCAGCCACGGCGCCAATCGCGAGGAGGCGAGGGGGCGGCTGATCGTCGGCCTCGAGCAGCTCACGGCGTTCGGCGTGACGACCAATCAGGCGTTCCTGATGTCCTGCTTGCGCCATCCCGGCTTTGCCAACGGCGAGGCGACGACGGCTTTCATCGGCGCGCATCGCGACGAATTGCTGGCGCTGCGGCCAGACGCAGCATTCGAGACGGCGCTGGCGGGCCTGCTGCTCTACGTCACCAGCCCGCGTGCGCCGTCGTGGCAGGAAGGGCGGAGCCTCGCCGCCACTTTTCCGCTGCCGGCGAAAATCGAGATTGCCGGCCAGACGCACGAGCTCGACATCACGCGCGAGCGCGACGGCAGCTACACGGTCATGACCGACGGCCGCCAGGACAAGTTCGAGATCGACCAGCTCGATCCCGACGCCATCCGCTTCCGCCACGCCGGGGTAATGGACAGCGCAAAGTTCCTGCGCGATGGCGATCGACTCTATCTCCAGCACCGCGGTATTCCGCTCGCCGTCACCGATCTCACCCTCGCCGCGCCGAAGGCAGCTGCAAGCAATGGCGGCGACGGCAAGGTCCGCGCCGCCATGAACGGCCGCGTCGTCGCCGTCCTCGTCAAGCCCGGCGACCGCGTCACCGCCGGCCAGCCGGTGCTGACGCTGGAAGCAATGAAGATGGAGCACGTCCACAAGGCCGGCATCGACGGCGTCGTCAGCGCGATCGACGTCGCCGAGGGCGAGCAAGTGACGACGGGCAGGATCGTCGCGGAGATCGGGGCGGGGTAA
- a CDS encoding ABC transporter permease yields MFAYLVRRLFLMLVTLFGISVVIFFLLRIVPGNIVDILFAAAGYVDPADKAELEKQLGIDQPLVTQYLHWIGGLLRGDFGYSYVSEKPALQEILPRIPITARLAGLALLFSASIGIPLGVISAVRQGTRLDYALRVVSLSGLSLPSFWLGLLILTASVAMFGQMPIFNPNPKTWLEAFATYAVPAAAVGFRSAALTMRITRSSMLEVLRQDYIRTARAKGASDAAVNYHHALKNAILPVITVIGIEAAFLIGGLIVTETVFNIPGVARFLVEAIRWRDYPIVQNLVMFIAVVVVFANFTVDMLYAVFDPRIRYTD; encoded by the coding sequence ATGTTTGCCTATCTGGTGCGGCGCCTGTTCCTGATGCTCGTGACCCTGTTCGGGATCTCGGTCGTCATCTTCTTCCTGCTGCGCATCGTGCCCGGCAACATCGTCGACATCCTGTTCGCCGCCGCCGGCTACGTCGATCCGGCCGACAAGGCGGAGCTGGAGAAGCAGCTCGGCATCGACCAGCCGCTGGTCACGCAATATCTGCACTGGATCGGCGGCTTGCTGCGCGGCGATTTCGGCTACTCCTATGTCTCGGAGAAGCCGGCGCTGCAGGAGATCCTGCCGCGGATTCCGATCACGGCACGACTGGCCGGGCTTGCGCTGCTGTTCTCGGCGTCGATCGGCATTCCCTTGGGCGTCATCAGCGCAGTGAGGCAGGGCACACGGCTCGACTACGCGCTTCGCGTCGTCAGTCTCAGCGGATTGTCGCTGCCCTCGTTCTGGCTCGGCCTTCTGATCCTCACCGCGTCGGTGGCGATGTTCGGGCAGATGCCGATCTTCAATCCCAATCCGAAGACATGGCTCGAGGCATTCGCAACCTACGCCGTGCCGGCCGCCGCCGTCGGCTTTCGCAGCGCGGCGCTGACCATGCGCATCACGCGCTCCTCGATGCTGGAGGTGCTGCGGCAGGATTACATCCGCACCGCCCGCGCCAAGGGTGCCTCCGATGCGGCCGTGAACTATCATCACGCGCTGAAGAACGCGATCCTGCCGGTGATCACCGTGATCGGCATCGAGGCGGCGTTCCTGATCGGCGGCCTGATCGTCACCGAGACCGTGTTCAACATCCCTGGTGTCGCCCGCTTCCTGGTCGAGGCGATCCGCTGGCGCGACTATCCGATCGTGCAGAACCTCGTGATGTTCATCGCGGTCGTGGTGGTGTTCGCCAACTTCACCGTCGACATGCTCTACGCGGTGTTCGATCCGCGGATCAGGTACACGGACTAG
- a CDS encoding ABC transporter ATP-binding protein, producing the protein MADKTDLVLEVKNLKTVFFTNSGLFRAVDDLSFSVRRGETLAIVGESGCGKSVTALSLMRLVPDPPGRIVGGSVSLEGTDLLALDEAQMRAVRGNRISMIFQEPMTSLNPVVRIGDQIVEAVRLHRNISSKEAHNIAVEMLRLVRIPEPARRAREYPHQLSGGMRQRAMIAMALACRPALLIADEPTTALDVTIQAQILALILDLQKELGTGLVLITHDLGVVAQTAQRVIVMYAGRKVEEASVEALFAAPKHPYTRGLMASIPAVPASGVAAPARLNEIPGTVPSLVRLPQGCAFAPRCKLAIKRCEAEYPPLADWGGGHLAACWRAEEVAEVA; encoded by the coding sequence ATGGCTGACAAGACCGATCTCGTGCTCGAAGTGAAGAACCTGAAGACGGTGTTCTTCACCAATTCCGGCCTGTTCAGGGCTGTCGACGACCTCTCGTTCAGCGTCAGGCGCGGCGAAACGCTGGCGATCGTCGGCGAATCCGGCTGCGGCAAGAGCGTGACCGCGCTGTCGCTGATGCGCCTCGTGCCCGATCCGCCCGGCCGCATCGTCGGCGGCTCCGTCTCGCTGGAAGGAACCGACCTGCTGGCGCTGGATGAGGCGCAGATGCGCGCGGTCAGGGGCAATCGCATCTCCATGATTTTTCAGGAGCCGATGACTTCGCTCAATCCGGTGGTGCGGATCGGCGACCAGATCGTCGAGGCCGTGCGGCTGCATCGGAATATCTCATCGAAGGAAGCACACAACATCGCCGTCGAGATGCTGCGGCTGGTGCGCATCCCCGAACCGGCGCGGCGGGCGCGCGAATATCCGCATCAGCTGTCCGGCGGCATGCGGCAGCGCGCGATGATCGCGATGGCGCTGGCGTGCCGGCCGGCGCTCTTGATCGCGGACGAGCCGACCACGGCGCTCGACGTCACCATCCAGGCGCAGATCCTGGCGCTGATCCTCGACCTCCAGAAGGAGCTCGGCACCGGGCTGGTGCTGATCACGCACGATCTCGGCGTGGTCGCGCAGACCGCGCAACGCGTGATCGTGATGTATGCGGGGCGGAAGGTCGAGGAGGCCAGCGTCGAAGCGCTGTTCGCCGCGCCGAAGCATCCCTATACGCGCGGATTGATGGCCTCGATCCCGGCGGTGCCGGCCTCCGGCGTCGCCGCGCCGGCGCGGCTGAACGAAATCCCCGGCACGGTGCCGTCGCTGGTGCGGCTGCCGCAAGGCTGCGCCTTCGCGCCACGGTGCAAGCTCGCCATCAAGCGTTGCGAGGCCGAATATCCGCCGCTGGCGGATTGGGGCGGCGGGCATCTGGCCGCCTGCTGGCGCGCCGAAGAAGTCGCGGAGGTGGCATGA
- a CDS encoding iron-containing alcohol dehydrogenase, whose protein sequence is MHQGRVVFGAIEEVVFGHAAAGAIVAQMDRLGTSRAFLMVSGTLNRQTDEITKIRDALGGRCAGLFDAMPAHTPREAVIAATKAAREAQADLIVTVGGGSITDGAKAVQLCLANGIDDIAGIDRIRVHKGVAPEMNAPIVRQVSVPTTIAGGEFSSIAGVTDRAAQVKQMLRHPLAVPRATILDPAITVHTPEWLFLSTGIRAVDHCVEAICSRETHPYADAQAVKGLAMLADALPRVKADPSDLDARMDAQIGTWLSMGALAAGVPMGASHGIGYVLGGAFDVPHGYTSCVMLPAVMRWNARDNAERQMIVAAAMGYPGRNAADVLDAFIRSLGMPRSLGDVRISPEHFDAIAEAAMRTNWIPRNPRKIEGPADVREILLLAA, encoded by the coding sequence GTGCACCAGGGACGAGTCGTTTTCGGCGCGATCGAGGAGGTCGTGTTCGGCCATGCTGCGGCCGGGGCCATCGTCGCGCAGATGGACCGGCTGGGAACAAGCCGCGCCTTCCTGATGGTCTCGGGGACGCTGAACCGGCAGACCGACGAAATCACGAAAATCAGGGACGCGCTCGGCGGGCGCTGCGCCGGCCTGTTCGACGCCATGCCGGCCCATACGCCGCGCGAGGCGGTGATCGCGGCGACAAAAGCGGCGCGCGAGGCGCAGGCCGATCTGATCGTCACCGTCGGCGGCGGTTCCATCACCGACGGCGCCAAGGCGGTGCAGCTCTGCCTCGCCAACGGCATCGACGATATCGCCGGCATCGACCGCATCCGCGTGCACAAGGGCGTCGCGCCCGAGATGAACGCGCCAATCGTGCGGCAGGTCAGCGTGCCGACCACGATCGCCGGCGGCGAGTTCTCATCGATCGCGGGCGTCACCGACAGGGCCGCGCAGGTGAAGCAGATGCTGCGGCATCCACTTGCCGTGCCACGCGCGACCATTCTCGATCCCGCCATCACCGTGCACACGCCGGAATGGCTGTTCCTGTCGACCGGCATCCGCGCCGTCGACCATTGCGTCGAAGCGATCTGCTCGCGCGAGACGCATCCTTACGCCGATGCGCAAGCGGTGAAGGGCCTCGCCATGCTCGCCGACGCGCTGCCGCGGGTGAAGGCCGACCCGTCCGATCTCGATGCGCGCATGGACGCACAGATCGGCACCTGGCTGTCGATGGGCGCGCTCGCCGCCGGCGTGCCGATGGGCGCGAGCCACGGCATCGGCTACGTGCTGGGCGGGGCCTTCGACGTGCCGCACGGCTACACCTCCTGCGTCATGCTGCCGGCGGTGATGCGCTGGAATGCGCGCGACAATGCCGAGCGGCAGATGATCGTCGCCGCGGCCATGGGCTATCCCGGCCGCAATGCGGCCGACGTGCTCGACGCCTTCATCCGCTCGCTCGGCATGCCGCGCAGCCTTGGCGACGTGCGCATCTCGCCGGAACATTTCGATGCGATCGCGGAAGCTGCGATGCGGACGAACTGGATTCCGCGCAACCCGCGCAAGATCGAGGGGCCCGCCGATGTGCGCGAGATCCTGCTTCTTGCCGCCTGA